From one Microbacterium aurum genomic stretch:
- a CDS encoding DNA-3-methyladenine glycosylase, translating into MSGLAPATREELAGLPVEVAPRLLGGVLQVTVAGATVAVRLTEVEAYHGAGTGPVADPGSHARMGRTARNATMWGEPGHLYVYLSHGIHSCVNVVCGAEGSAGGVLLRGGEVVEGEDAAFSRRPAARSARDLARGPGRLGDAVGLRHPVHDGIDAVAGTPQAGAVARLWLPASVRDDIATGPRVGVAGVAGTAAYPWRFWIAGDPTVSAFRWGRGAAAL; encoded by the coding sequence ATGAGCGGCCTCGCGCCCGCGACCCGCGAGGAGCTCGCCGGGTTGCCCGTCGAGGTGGCCCCGCGCCTGCTGGGCGGCGTGTTGCAGGTCACCGTGGCGGGGGCCACCGTCGCGGTGCGCCTCACCGAGGTCGAGGCCTACCACGGCGCGGGCACCGGCCCCGTCGCCGATCCCGGTTCCCACGCGCGCATGGGGCGGACCGCCCGCAACGCCACGATGTGGGGCGAGCCGGGGCACCTGTACGTGTACCTCAGCCACGGCATCCACTCGTGCGTCAACGTCGTGTGCGGTGCCGAGGGGTCCGCGGGGGGAGTCCTGCTGCGCGGCGGTGAGGTCGTCGAGGGGGAGGATGCCGCGTTCTCGCGCCGTCCGGCCGCGCGCAGCGCCCGCGACCTCGCCCGCGGACCCGGCCGGCTCGGCGACGCGGTGGGCCTGCGGCATCCGGTCCACGACGGCATCGACGCCGTCGCGGGGACGCCACAGGCCGGCGCCGTCGCGCGGTTGTGGCTGCCGGCATCCGTCCGCGACGACATCGCCACCGGCCCCCGCGTGGGGGTCGCCGGCGTGGCGGGGACGGCGGCATACCCGTGGCGGTTCTGGATCGCCGGTGACCCCACGGTGTCGGCGTTCCGGTGGGGGCGGGGCGCGGCGGCGCTCTGA
- a CDS encoding glycosyltransferase: MLSLGIVPLGLRSRDTAPFALGIPPLSGPLGRLRNSLLIWTTDRLVFADLQRDAARIAREATGHELSTPAMNYPALADAVVQFSVPEFEYPRSDLTTPVHFVGPASLASASPDLAVPDWWGDLDGSRPVVHVTQGTVANTSLDDLVLPKLRALADRDVLVVASTGGRDLPAAIPANARVAPYLPYDRLFPHLSAFVTNGGCGGVHYALAHGVPIVATGNTEDKSEVSARVAWSGAGLRLRPRKGAGGRIDERAIVGAVDRLLAEPSFRAHAARIGAPVTAAPGPAGIEAVLRAATCCCPETTAGTTPAGRGSSPSTRTRRPSPFRPTSTTSPSS, translated from the coding sequence GTGCTGAGCCTCGGGATCGTCCCGCTGGGGCTGCGCAGCCGCGACACGGCGCCGTTCGCCCTCGGCATCCCGCCTCTGAGTGGGCCGCTCGGACGCCTGCGTAACAGCCTCCTCATCTGGACCACCGACCGGCTCGTGTTCGCCGATCTGCAACGCGATGCCGCGCGCATTGCGCGGGAGGCCACCGGGCACGAGCTGTCGACGCCGGCGATGAACTACCCGGCGCTCGCCGACGCCGTCGTCCAGTTCAGCGTGCCCGAGTTCGAGTACCCGCGCTCCGACCTCACGACGCCGGTGCACTTCGTCGGCCCTGCGTCGCTCGCCTCGGCATCCCCCGACCTGGCCGTGCCGGACTGGTGGGGCGACCTCGACGGGTCGCGCCCGGTCGTCCATGTGACGCAGGGAACGGTGGCCAACACATCGCTCGACGATCTCGTGCTGCCGAAACTCCGAGCCCTCGCCGACCGTGACGTTCTCGTCGTCGCCTCGACGGGTGGCCGCGACCTGCCGGCGGCGATCCCGGCCAACGCCCGCGTCGCGCCCTATCTGCCCTACGACCGGCTCTTCCCGCACCTGTCGGCCTTCGTCACCAACGGCGGGTGCGGCGGCGTGCACTACGCACTCGCCCACGGCGTGCCCATCGTCGCCACCGGCAATACCGAAGACAAGTCGGAGGTGTCGGCCCGGGTTGCGTGGAGCGGCGCCGGGTTGCGGCTGCGACCGCGAAAGGGCGCCGGCGGGCGCATCGACGAGCGCGCGATCGTCGGGGCGGTCGACCGCCTGCTGGCGGAGCCGTCGTTCCGCGCGCACGCCGCCCGCATCGGGGCGCCGGTGACGGCAGCGCCCGGGCCCGCCGGCATCGAGGCGGTGCTGCGGGCGGCGACCTGCTGCTGCCCGGAGACGACGGCTGGGACGACGCCCGCCGGGCGTGGCAGCTCACCGTCGACCAGAACCCGACGGCCGTCGCCATTCCGGCCGACGTCGACGACGTCGCCATCGTCGTGA